CTCATCAGGATATTTTAGGATGGTCTGAGAAATATTTAACCCTCGATCCCTTAAAAAAACACTTTCGCTTTCAGCCGGCAAAGGAAAACCAGACCAGGCCGCAGCTTAAATTTCACCGGCAGGAGACTAAGCAGGTTCATCTTGCTCTTGGCTGCCACTCTTTTTCCAGATTTCATCCTGATAGATATGCTCTTGGCCTTTTGAATGTAATATTAGGGGCAAATATGAGTTCAAGATTATATGAGACAGTAAGAGAAAAAAGAGGACTGGCTTATGATATTGCCTCTCATCTCAGAAGACATCAGGACACAGGTGTTTTTAGCGTTAACATGGGAGTGGAAAAAGCAAAGGCAACCAAGGCATTAAAACTGGTGCTTGCTGAGTTAAATAAGATTTCTCAAAACCCGGTTAAAGATAATGAGATTAAAAGGGCCAAACACTTTTTTAAGGGACAGCTTTTGATAGGATTGGAAGACAGCCTTAATCACATGCTTTGGATGGGAGAGAAGCTGTTGACCGGCGGCCGCATTCCGGATATTTCAGAAGTAGTGAAAAAAATAGACATGGTTACCAAAAAAGATATAAAACGAGTAGCCGGGAAACTATTTACCAACCGTAACATTAATCTGGCTGTTATCGGTCCTCTTGCCGAGAAGGAAAGAACGAAGATCGAAAAGATATTTTCTTTATGAAAGCAATAATTCAAAAAGTAAATAATGCATCTGTGAAAGTGAAGGAAGAACTTATCTCTGAAATAGGCAGGGGACTGGTTGTCTTTCTCGGCGTGGAAAAAGGCGATTCATTAAAAGAAGTTGAATTTCTGGTGGATAGGGCAGTGAAAGTCCGGTGTTTTGAGGACGAAAAAAATAAAATGAACCTATCTGTTAAAGATATAGCCGGAGAAATTCTGGTAGTGCCGGAATTTACACTTTGTGCCGACCTTTTACGCGGCCGCCGGCCGGGATTTGAAAAAGCAGCTCCGTTCCAGGAGGCTGAAAAACTTTACCGGGATTTTATAGTCTTACTGGTTAGCCAAGGAGTAAAAATTAAGCAGGGCAAATTTAGAGAACATATGGTGGTCGATATTTCTAACGATGGTCCGGTAACGTTCATTTTGGACAGCTAGCAGGAATGAAAGATAATTAAATAGAGAAATCTAAAAATATTTTAACGCAGATATACGCAAATCTAACGCAGATAAACGCAGATGTTTTACTTATCTGCGACCATCTGCGTGCAATCTGCGAGAATCTGCGTTCAAAGTTTTCTGTGTGGTATTATTTTAAAATCTGTGTAATTAAGTATAGATATGAAAATCAAAGATTGCGAGATCGAGATAATTAAAGCAGATATTACCCGGCTTGATGTGGATGCAATAGTCAATCCTGCCAATAACAAATTGCTTATGGGCGGAGGTGTGGCTGGAGCGATAAAAAGAAAAGGAGGTAAGATAATTGAGCAAGAGGCACTAAGCAAGGGAACGATAAAAATCGGAGAAACGATAGTTACTACCGGAGGGAAGCTTGCCGCAAAATATGTGATCCACGCAGCAACCATGGGTATGGATTTTAAGACCGATGAAGCAAAGATAAGAAAGTCATCTGCCGGCAGCTTGAGGTCAGCCGAACAAATGAAAATTAAATCAATTGCTTTTCCTGCCCTGGGCTGCGGAGTAGGAGGATTTTCTTATCTGGCTTCGGCAAAGATTATGGCTCAAGAAATTGTTAAGTATTTAAGAGGGAAAGGGTTACACCTAAGAAAAATTATTTTTTGTCTTTATGATCAAGAAGCTTATCGGGTTTTTAATAAGGCTGTGTTCAGGTATCTCGGGCATATTGCCGGCCAACTTCAAAAAGGACCTTTCGTTACCGTGGATGCGATTGTTCTTTCGGGTGAAAAAATAGTTTTGGTTAAAAGGACCAATCCGCCCTTTGGATGGGCAATGCCCGGCGGATTTGTCGATTATGGAGAGAGTTTAGAGCAGGCGGTTCGACGGGAAGTAAAAGAAGAAACCGGACTTGATTTGGAAGGGCTAAAACAATTTCATACTTACTCCAAGCCGGATAGAGACCCCCGGTTTCACACTGTTTCTACGGTTTATACCGGCCAGGGAAAGGGCAGGCCTGTTGCCGGAAGTGACGCAGGTTCGTTGGCTGTAGTGGGTTTAACCGAGTTAGGTAAATATAAGCTTGCGTTTGACCACAAAGAGATAGTCGGCGCTTATTTAAAAATGATGGACCCCCGGCATTTTTTGATGTCGAGGATAAATTCGCACAGATAATTTATGAAAATCAAAGATTTTCATAAATTATGTGCTCATTTAAAGGAGGGATGAATTATGGAGTTTAACACGCCTGAAGACATACTTAATGTAGGAAGAAAGGAGTTTGGCAAATATAGAAAGTTTACCCCGGCCATAATCACGGTTTTAGTTATATTGATAGGTTTGACCGGAATGATTTATTCTATCGGGCCGGACGAAGTAGGCGTAGTGCAGAGATTCGGCAAATACATCAGCACAACCTTATCGGGATTGCACATCAAATTGCCTTTTGGAATTGATAAAGTAACCCCGGTAAAGGTGGAGCGTATATTTAAAGAGGAGTTTGGAACAAGGACCATACGCCCGGGAGTAAGAAGTAAATATTCCAGCCGCTCATATTCTGATGAATCTCTGATGCTTACCGGTGACCTTAATATTCTGGATGTGCGCTGGATTGTGCAGTTCAGGATAACTGACCCGGTTAAGTTACTTTTTAATACCAGAGACCCGCAGGATAATGTTCGGGATGTCTCTGAAATTGTGATGCGGAGACTTACGGGGGATTATAGTGTGGACGGAGTACTTACTACAAAGAGAGAAGAGATCAATGACCTTGCCCAGCTTGAGATGCAGAAGATATTAGATAGTTATCAAACAGGCATTCAGATAGTTACCGTTAAATTGTTGGATGTTAATCCACCCGATGAAGTAAAGCCGGCTTTTAACGAGGTTAACGAGGCCAAGCAGGAAAAAGAACGGGTGATTAACCAGGCCTGGGAGGCTTATAACAAAGCTGTTCCCCGGGCTAAAGGCGAGGCGGAAAGGACGATCCGCGAAGCTGAAGGGTATGCCTTAGATAAGATAAACCGGGCTAAAGGCGAGGCGGAAAGATTCAGCGCTGTCTTAACGGAATACAAAAAGTCCCCGGATATAACTCAAAAAAGGCTTTATTTGGAAACGTTAACGGATGTCTTACCTGAATCCAGGCAAAAATATATAATTGACCCGGAACAAACCTCGATATTACCTCTATTGAACATTGGCCGGGAAGGGGGGAAATAAGTGATGAAAAAAGTGTTAGGAGCATTTATTGTTTTAATTATTTTGGTGATAGTGATGTTTATGAGTGGATTGGCATACATAGTGGAGGAAACCAAACAGGTAGTGATTACCCAGTTTGGCAAACCGGTGGGAAAGCCGGTTGTTGATTCCGGGCTGCATTTTAAAAAGCCGTTTATTCAGCAAACTCGTTATTTCGAAAAAAGACTTCTTGATTGGGACGGCGACCCTAATCAAATTCCAACAAAAGATAAAAGGTATATCTGGGTTGATACCACAGCCCGCTGGAAGATTTCTGATGCCTTGAGGTTTTTGCAGTCTGTAACTAATGAGATGGGCGCGCATGCCCGGCTCGATGACATTATTAATTCGGCAACCCGCGACGCCATTACCGGCCACATCCTTGTTGAAACAGTGAGAAATTCCAATCGGATTATAGAAACTAAACAACAAGGTGAAAGCTTAATGCTTACCGAAGAAGCAATTGAACGGATCAAGATAGGCCGGAGTAAGTTAGAAAAGTTAATTTTGCAGGAAGCAAGGAAATTGGCTCCGCAATACGGGATCGAGTTAAGAGATGTGCGGATAAAACGCATCAATTACGTGGAAGCTGTAAGGGTAAAGGTTTATGACCGCATGATTGCTGAAAGAAAACGCGCTGCCGAGATGTACCGTTCTGAAGGACAGGGAAAGCGCGCAGAAATAGACGGCCAGAGAGAAAAAGAATTAAAGCTGATCACCTCCAAGGCTTATAGGACGGCTCAGGTTGTTAAGGGCAAGGCAGACGCTGAATCAATAACTATCTATGCCCGGGCTTACAGCCAGGATCCAAATTTCTATTCATTTCTAAAAACTTTAGAGACATATCGAAAGACCATTGATCGAAACACCACTTTAATTTTGAGCGCCGACAGCGAGTATTATAAATATCTAACAGAGTTCGGCCTTAAAAAATAGGAAAAAATGGTTGGAGTCAGGACGCATTTGTTGATTTCCGGGCTGGTTCAGGGGGTCTTCTTTCGCGCTAAGACCCGTTACCAGGCCCGGGCCCTGGGTCTTACTGGGTGGGTAAGGAATCGTTGGGATGGCAAGGTAGAGGCGATTTTCGAAGGAGAAAAGACAAAGGTGGACCAAATAGTTAATTGGTGCCGCCGGGGTCCTGCCGGAGCAGTAGTAAAAAATGTAGAGGTCAGCCGGGAAGATTATTCCGGGGAGTTTGATTCTTTTTCGATAAAGAGTTAATGCCCTTTAAATTTTTGTTCAGGAAATTAAAAAATATGAAAAAAAAGATTTTGATTGCTCCCAGTTTATTAGCAGCGGATTTTGCAAATCTATCCGCTGAAATGAAGTCAGTAGAAAAAGCAGGCGCTGATTTGTTTCACGTGGATATTATGGACGGCCATTTCGTTCCTAATATTACTATTGGCCCGGCTGTGGTCAGCGCTATCAGGGCCCAAACCAAACTGCCGATTAGTATTCACTTGATGATCGAACACCCTGATAAATATATAGATGTTTTTGCTAAAAGCGGCGGGACTTGTTTGACTTTTCACATTGAAACCTGCCCTGATCCCCTAAAAACTATCAATTTAATTAAATCCTTTGGCCTGAAGGCTGGAGTTGCGTTTAATCCCAAGACCGGACTCGGGTGTATTAGAAATATATTAGGAGCGCTTGATATGGTGTTGTTTATGACGGTTGAGCCGGGATTTGGCGGTCAACTATTTATGCCTTCGGTTTTATCCAAAATTTCCCAGCTTCGTCAGATCTGGAACGGAGATATAGAGGTTGACGGAGGTATAAACCAGCATACAGCAAAAGAGGTCTTAAAGGCCGGAGCCAATATATTGGCTGTCGGGACAGCTATATTTAAGGCAAAAAATAGAAAGAAAGCAATAAAAGCACTGAGAAAATCTAAGTAAGAGTCAGAGATTCAGAGTGTCAAAGTAAAAACTCTGACACTAGCGAACGAAGTCCCCGACTTGTCCTTTGACCTGTTTTCTGAAGCCTTAGCGCAGGAAGAAGCTTTGGCGAAGGAGGAAAGGGGCGAAGTGAGCGATGACACTTTGAATCTCTGACACTAATCAAGGAGGGAGTTTTTAGATGATCAAGTTCGGGACAGATGGGTGGAGAGCAATAATCAGCGAAGATTTTACCTTTGACAATGTTAAAATAGTAGCTCAGGCCCTGGCAGATTTTATTAATAAAGACCAGCATGCTAAATCTAAGCAGATAGTAGTGGGATATGACACAAGATTTCTTTCTTCGACATATGCTCAGCTTATTAGCTGTGTTCTGGCAGCCAATGGAATAAAAGTACTATTGACCGATAGGCCAACTCCTACTCCGGCCGTAAGTTTTACTATAGTTGGCAGAAAAATGGGCGGCGGGATTGTGGTTACCGCCAGCCATAACCCTGCTGAATTTAACGGTATTAAATACAAAGCTTATTACGGAGGCTCGGCCGATCCTGAAATTATTAAAAAAATAGAACAGGAACTTTATAGGGAAAGAACCAGGTTTTTACCTTTGGAAGAAGCCCTCAAGAGCCTGCTGACGATAGAAGATGTAATCCCTTCTTACCTTAAAGCAGTAGCGGACTATGTTGATCTAGAACTTTTGAAGAAAAGTAAATTTAATTTGCTGGTTGATGTTATGTATGGCGCGGGGAATAGTTATATTGGTAAACTTCTTGCCGGCGGGGCCTGCAGGGTAGAAACTATTCACAGCCGGCCAAATCCGGGCTTTGGCGGAAGAAGGCCGGAGCCCTCAGCTGAGAATCTGCAAGAGACGGCTGAGCTTATAAAAAAAGGAAATTATGATTTAGGCCTGGCCACCGACGGAGATGTGGATAGATTAGGAGTGATTACACCGCAGGGAGAAGTGATCAGCGGGCATAAGGTAATGGCGCTTTTATTAAAACACCTTGTGGAGGATAAAAAGTTGTCCGGTTCGGTAGTCCAAACCATCTGCGGAACAGTCCTGATCAATAAGATGTGCGAAAAATACGGGCTGAAAATACACGAGACGCCGGTCGGTTTTAAATATATCTGTGAAATCATGAGGAAAGAAAAGGTTGTTGTCGGAGGAGAGGAAACAGGCGGAGTAGGATTCAGAGATTTTATACCCGAAAGAGACGGTATCCTTTCCGGGCTTTTGATATTAGAACTGATGGCCTGCCGGCAGAAGGGAATAGTCGAGATTTTAGATGAAATGGAAAAAGAATACGGCAGATTTATTTATCTGCGCAAGGACGTAGCTTATCCTGACCAAGAAAAGAAAAAGAAACTCATCTCTAATTTGAAAAATAATCCCCCTGGCGATATACTGGGCAAAAAGATAAACGAGATTAAAGCAGAAGATGGAATAAAATTCATTTGCAGCGATTTAAGCTGGCTTTTAATCAGGCCTTCCGGTACAGAACAGCTTGTCCGGATTTATTCCGAGGCATCCAGCCGGGAACAGGCTGAACAGATGATAGAGGTTGGAAAGAAGTATATATGACAAAATTAATTTTGGTTAACCAAAATCAAACGGATTGGGATTGTGAACACAGGATCCAGGGTTTGATAGATATGCCTTTAAACACTAAAGGCAATAGGCAATCTAAGGTTCTTGCTGAGGAATTGAGCGATATGAAAATAGATGTTGTTTATTCCAGTGATCTCTTGCGGGCCCACCAGACAGCTCAAGCAGTAGCCCGGCCGCATAAACTGAAGGTAAAAAAACTAAAAGCGTTAAACGATATTAATTATGGGTTGTGGCAGGGGATGCTGGTTAGTGAAGCCCAAAAAAAACACAGGAAAAGTTATCGGCTCTGGCAGACGACTCCATTGTGTTCAAAACCACCTAAGGGAGAAGGGATTAAAGAAGCCTACCAGAGAGTATCCGTTCAGATTGAAAAATTGGCGGTTAAGCATAAACAACAGGTAGCATGCGTTATTTCTCATCCTGCGGTAAACGCCCTTATAAAATGTTACTTTTTTAAGCAGGATTTAAATAATTTCTGGAATGTATTACCGGAAGTTGGAACATGGGAGATACTGGAGGTATAAATTGAAAAGCACAAATATACACAAATCGTGGAAATAAGATTGTCAACGTAAAAAAGAATGTCTATCAAAATAGATAAAATAAGAAATTTCAGCATAATTGCCCATATAGATCACGGAAAGTCTACGTTGGCCGACAGGTTACTGCAGTTTACCGGAGCGATCAGCGACCGCGAATTCAGAAATCAGGTTCTTGATGATATGGATCTGGAGCGGGAAAGAGGGATTACGATTAAGGCCCGGGCAGTGAGGATAGCTTATAAAGGTTATTGGCTTAACCTTATTGATACGCCCGGACACGTAGATTTTACTTACGAAGTGGCTAAATCCCTGGCAGCATGCGAAGGGGCTTTGCTTTTGGTGGATGCGGCCCAGGGGGTAGAGGCCCAGACTGTTTCAACTTTGCATCTGGCCTTGGAGCACAATTTAAAAATTATCCCGATAATCAATAAGATCGATCTGATTAATGCTGATCCGGAGAGGGTTAAGCGTCAGCTGAAAGATGTCTTGAATATTGAAACCGATCAGGTAATTCTGGCATCGGCCAAAGAGGGCATAGGGACAGAGGAGGTGCTTGATGCTGTTGTTTCGCGTATACCTGCGCCCAAAGGCAAAAAGGACAGCTCTCTTCAGGCGCTTATATTTGATTCCAAATTTGACGTTTTTAAAGGCGTTGTTGTCTATTTACGGGTAATGAAAGGCTGTATTTGCCCTCGAATGAAGATTAAATTTATGTCTACCGGCAGTATATATGAAGTTGAAGAAGTGGGTGTTTTTACGCCTCGGCCTTGCAAGGTAGATGAATTGGCTTGTGGACAGGTGGGATATATCAGCTGTAATATAAAAGAGACGGGAGTAGTAAGCGTTGGCGATACTATTACTAATGCCCTGTTGCCCTGCAAAGAGAGACTTCCCGGTTATAAAAAACTTATTTCGTTGGTATTCAGCAGCCTTTACCCCGTAAACAGCAAGGATCATTCTTTGCTGCGCGAAGGGCTTGCCAAGTTAAAACTTAATGATGCGGGCTTGGTATATGAGCCGGAAAGTTCCGCCTCTCTCGGCCTGGGTTTCAGGTGCGGTTTTTTAGGGCTTTTGCATATGGAAATAGTCCAGGAAAGGCTGGAAAGAGAGTTCGACCTTAATTTGATAACCACTGCTCCCAGCGTTACCTACCAGATTAAAGAAAAAGACGGCCGGGTTATTACTGTAGATGACCCCTCCAAGTTTCCGCCCAACAATAAAATAACCCAGATGTTCGAGCCATACATCAGGGCATTTATGATTATCCCTAAGGATTCCCTGGGCGCGATAATGGAATTGTCTCACTCCCGGCGGGGGGTCTATAAGGGCACGGAATATTTGGATGTAGAAAGAGTGTTGTTGACATATGAACTTCCTCTATCGGAGATACTGGTCGATTTTTACGATAAGATAAAATCGATTACCCGGGGTTATGGCTCCCTGGATTATGAATTTATCGGCTATTTTCCCACGGCTCTGGTAAAATTAGATATTTTGATTAATGGAGAAATTTGTGAAAACCTGTCTTCAATAGTATATAAGAAAGAGGCCCGGGCAAGAGGACAAGTGTTGGCCGGCAGGCTGAAGCAGTTGATTCCCCGGCAGCTTTTCGAAGTAGTAATTCAAGCGGCAATCGGCAGCCAGGTGATTACCCGGGAGTCTGTCAGGCCTTTGGGTAAACACGTGACAGGTAAATGTTATGGAGGGGATATTACCAGAAAACGCAAGCTCTGGGAAAAGCAGAAGGCGGGGAAAAAACGCATGAAGCAGTTTGGAAAAGTCAAAATTCCCCAGGAAGCGTTTATGGCGATCTTGACTACCAAATAAATGGTTAAACTGCTAAATGGCTAAATGGTTAAATTGCTAAACTGAAGATTTGTATCCTGAATTTTAAAACGCATTTTTTTACAATAAGTTACGTTAAAATAATTTTTTAGTTCAACAATTTAACAGTTTAACAATTTATAAAGAGGATTGATTAAATGAAAAAGAAAACCAAGTTAATTGTCCGCGAATGGGTTGAATCTTTACTTATCGCCTTTATTTTAGCGATGCTGATTAGGACATTTATTGTCCAGGCATTTAAAATCCCTACTTCTTCGATGAAGCCGACACTGATGTGCGGAGACCGTATTTTAGTCAATAGATTTATTTACCGTTTTAAAAAACCAGAGCGATGGGATGTGGTTGTGTTTAAATATCCCCTAGATCGCAAGAAACCTTTTATCAAACGGTTGGTGGCTGAGCAGGGCGAAAAGATTACCATTGCCAATGGAAGAGTATTTATTAACGGCCAGATGATTGATAATCCGCATCTCCCGGAATATTATTATAATCGGGGGGATTATGGACGCCAGGGTTTAAAGATAGATGTTCCGGAGGATAAACTTTTTGTCCTGGGGGATAACAGCTTCAATAGCAAGGATAGCCGGTATTGGGGGTTTGTTCCTAAAAAAGATCTGGTCGGTAAGGCCTTTTTGATTTACTGGCCGTTGAACAGAATAAAAATACTTAATAAATAAAGAACGGGTTGAAGGGAGGCGGAAGATGGAAAAGGCAATCAGGAAAGGTTTGGTTTTATCGTTGGTAGTCGGGTTGGTGAGTTTAGCAGCGGTTTGCAGTGTTAAAGCCGAGTTAACAGAAGCCCAGCAAAAATTGCTGGCCAAACGGGCTGCCAGGGTAGATGCCTATAGAAATCTGGCAGAGAAAGTAAAAGGCTTACAGATTAATTCTACGACCTATGTCCGTGATTTTGTAGTTCTCAGTGACCAGATCAGCACTGACCTCAACACATTCTTGAAAGGCGCTGAGGTGGTTTCAGCAAGGTATCCGGGGGATGGAACCTGTGAAGTTGAAGTGGCAATGCAGGTTGGCAGAATAATTACGGAACTTAAGAGGCTTCATCGCGTTCACTGGGAAAGGGTTCATTTATTTCGTATTCGACCGAATGATTTTACCAGGATCACAACTTATTATACGGAAGGCGTGGTAACCGCCAGGGGTTCCGGCCTTCCCAGGTCTCAAGAATCCCT
This DNA window, taken from Candidatus Omnitrophota bacterium, encodes the following:
- a CDS encoding pitrilysin family protein, with amino-acid sequence MYEITRLDSGLRIATHRIKGMNSAAVGVWVATGSRYEREAISGISHFIEHLLFKGTSKRSAKAIKTSIEGKGGSLNGFTSEEVTCFLCKVLLKDLRAGIDVLSDMVVGSLLNKDDIEKERTVICEEIKMYLDLPSHYVSELLNELLWPSQPLGRLISGTVDTVGNIKRADIVKYLKSHYVPNNVIVAVVADLPHQDILGWSEKYLTLDPLKKHFRFQPAKENQTRPQLKFHRQETKQVHLALGCHSFSRFHPDRYALGLLNVILGANMSSRLYETVREKRGLAYDIASHLRRHQDTGVFSVNMGVEKAKATKALKLVLAELNKISQNPVKDNEIKRAKHFFKGQLLIGLEDSLNHMLWMGEKLLTGGRIPDISEVVKKIDMVTKKDIKRVAGKLFTNRNINLAVIGPLAEKERTKIEKIFSL
- the dtd gene encoding D-aminoacyl-tRNA deacylase; translation: MKAIIQKVNNASVKVKEELISEIGRGLVVFLGVEKGDSLKEVEFLVDRAVKVRCFEDEKNKMNLSVKDIAGEILVVPEFTLCADLLRGRRPGFEKAAPFQEAEKLYRDFIVLLVSQGVKIKQGKFREHMVVDISNDGPVTFILDS
- a CDS encoding macro domain-containing protein, whose product is MKIKDCEIEIIKADITRLDVDAIVNPANNKLLMGGGVAGAIKRKGGKIIEQEALSKGTIKIGETIVTTGGKLAAKYVIHAATMGMDFKTDEAKIRKSSAGSLRSAEQMKIKSIAFPALGCGVGGFSYLASAKIMAQEIVKYLRGKGLHLRKIIFCLYDQEAYRVFNKAVFRYLGHIAGQLQKGPFVTVDAIVLSGEKIVLVKRTNPPFGWAMPGGFVDYGESLEQAVRREVKEETGLDLEGLKQFHTYSKPDRDPRFHTVSTVYTGQGKGRPVAGSDAGSLAVVGLTELGKYKLAFDHKEIVGAYLKMMDPRHFLMSRINSHR
- the hflK gene encoding FtsH protease activity modulator HflK, whose product is MEFNTPEDILNVGRKEFGKYRKFTPAIITVLVILIGLTGMIYSIGPDEVGVVQRFGKYISTTLSGLHIKLPFGIDKVTPVKVERIFKEEFGTRTIRPGVRSKYSSRSYSDESLMLTGDLNILDVRWIVQFRITDPVKLLFNTRDPQDNVRDVSEIVMRRLTGDYSVDGVLTTKREEINDLAQLEMQKILDSYQTGIQIVTVKLLDVNPPDEVKPAFNEVNEAKQEKERVINQAWEAYNKAVPRAKGEAERTIREAEGYALDKINRAKGEAERFSAVLTEYKKSPDITQKRLYLETLTDVLPESRQKYIIDPEQTSILPLLNIGREGGK
- the hflC gene encoding protease modulator HflC, whose amino-acid sequence is MKKVLGAFIVLIILVIVMFMSGLAYIVEETKQVVITQFGKPVGKPVVDSGLHFKKPFIQQTRYFEKRLLDWDGDPNQIPTKDKRYIWVDTTARWKISDALRFLQSVTNEMGAHARLDDIINSATRDAITGHILVETVRNSNRIIETKQQGESLMLTEEAIERIKIGRSKLEKLILQEARKLAPQYGIELRDVRIKRINYVEAVRVKVYDRMIAERKRAAEMYRSEGQGKRAEIDGQREKELKLITSKAYRTAQVVKGKADAESITIYARAYSQDPNFYSFLKTLETYRKTIDRNTTLILSADSEYYKYLTEFGLKK
- a CDS encoding acylphosphatase — encoded protein: MVGVRTHLLISGLVQGVFFRAKTRYQARALGLTGWVRNRWDGKVEAIFEGEKTKVDQIVNWCRRGPAGAVVKNVEVSREDYSGEFDSFSIKS
- the rpe gene encoding ribulose-phosphate 3-epimerase, translating into MKKKILIAPSLLAADFANLSAEMKSVEKAGADLFHVDIMDGHFVPNITIGPAVVSAIRAQTKLPISIHLMIEHPDKYIDVFAKSGGTCLTFHIETCPDPLKTINLIKSFGLKAGVAFNPKTGLGCIRNILGALDMVLFMTVEPGFGGQLFMPSVLSKISQLRQIWNGDIEVDGGINQHTAKEVLKAGANILAVGTAIFKAKNRKKAIKALRKSK
- a CDS encoding phosphoglucomutase/phosphomannomutase family protein: MIKFGTDGWRAIISEDFTFDNVKIVAQALADFINKDQHAKSKQIVVGYDTRFLSSTYAQLISCVLAANGIKVLLTDRPTPTPAVSFTIVGRKMGGGIVVTASHNPAEFNGIKYKAYYGGSADPEIIKKIEQELYRERTRFLPLEEALKSLLTIEDVIPSYLKAVADYVDLELLKKSKFNLLVDVMYGAGNSYIGKLLAGGACRVETIHSRPNPGFGGRRPEPSAENLQETAELIKKGNYDLGLATDGDVDRLGVITPQGEVISGHKVMALLLKHLVEDKKLSGSVVQTICGTVLINKMCEKYGLKIHETPVGFKYICEIMRKEKVVVGGEETGGVGFRDFIPERDGILSGLLILELMACRQKGIVEILDEMEKEYGRFIYLRKDVAYPDQEKKKKLISNLKNNPPGDILGKKINEIKAEDGIKFICSDLSWLLIRPSGTEQLVRIYSEASSREQAEQMIEVGKKYI
- a CDS encoding histidine phosphatase family protein: MTKLILVNQNQTDWDCEHRIQGLIDMPLNTKGNRQSKVLAEELSDMKIDVVYSSDLLRAHQTAQAVARPHKLKVKKLKALNDINYGLWQGMLVSEAQKKHRKSYRLWQTTPLCSKPPKGEGIKEAYQRVSVQIEKLAVKHKQQVACVISHPAVNALIKCYFFKQDLNNFWNVLPEVGTWEILEV
- the lepA gene encoding translation elongation factor 4, coding for MSIKIDKIRNFSIIAHIDHGKSTLADRLLQFTGAISDREFRNQVLDDMDLERERGITIKARAVRIAYKGYWLNLIDTPGHVDFTYEVAKSLAACEGALLLVDAAQGVEAQTVSTLHLALEHNLKIIPIINKIDLINADPERVKRQLKDVLNIETDQVILASAKEGIGTEEVLDAVVSRIPAPKGKKDSSLQALIFDSKFDVFKGVVVYLRVMKGCICPRMKIKFMSTGSIYEVEEVGVFTPRPCKVDELACGQVGYISCNIKETGVVSVGDTITNALLPCKERLPGYKKLISLVFSSLYPVNSKDHSLLREGLAKLKLNDAGLVYEPESSASLGLGFRCGFLGLLHMEIVQERLEREFDLNLITTAPSVTYQIKEKDGRVITVDDPSKFPPNNKITQMFEPYIRAFMIIPKDSLGAIMELSHSRRGVYKGTEYLDVERVLLTYELPLSEILVDFYDKIKSITRGYGSLDYEFIGYFPTALVKLDILINGEICENLSSIVYKKEARARGQVLAGRLKQLIPRQLFEVVIQAAIGSQVITRESVRPLGKHVTGKCYGGDITRKRKLWEKQKAGKKRMKQFGKVKIPQEAFMAILTTK
- the lepB gene encoding signal peptidase I → MKKKTKLIVREWVESLLIAFILAMLIRTFIVQAFKIPTSSMKPTLMCGDRILVNRFIYRFKKPERWDVVVFKYPLDRKKPFIKRLVAEQGEKITIANGRVFINGQMIDNPHLPEYYYNRGDYGRQGLKIDVPEDKLFVLGDNSFNSKDSRYWGFVPKKDLVGKAFLIYWPLNRIKILNK